A single Tachypleus tridentatus isolate NWPU-2018 chromosome 9, ASM421037v1, whole genome shotgun sequence DNA region contains:
- the LOC143227178 gene encoding uncharacterized protein LOC143227178 — protein MHSELPSSIAPKPHCPELPIPTPPKRKQPSSEESNKSEEEVNVEDPHYKLSSAAGEKNLYYPNKRDLNDLIRDLGLTKSNAELLTSRLKELELLDESVQVAS, from the coding sequence ATGCATTCGGAACTACCATCATCCATTGCCCCAaagccacactgccctgagcttccTATACCCACTCCACCAAAGAGAAAGCAACCATCGTCAGAAGAGAGCAACAAATCAGAAGAGGAAGTAAACGTTGAAGATCCACATTACAAGCTGAGCAGTGCAGCTGGTGAGAAAAATCTATACTACCCCAAcaaaagagacctcaatgacttgatcagagatcttggtctaacaaagtcgaatgctgagcttttgacatctaggctcaaggagttagagttgttagatgaaagtgtacaAGTCGCAAGCTAG